In the genome of Flaviflexus ciconiae, one region contains:
- a CDS encoding GntR family transcriptional regulator, whose protein sequence is MTVRGVLNVLADEGLLHRVPGKGAFVSEPKIATTSPAYQGIRQQLEDRGYTTQTELLSFDLVAALDTIADFFGIPKKSPVYQISRRRFLEGKPVTIHRSWVSADLAPSLDRFDVVERQLCEVLSTEFALNVKNTDESLEVILASEKEAWLLGAEPGAPLLKLVDQLRDERGRRYEYTNLLMRSDRMKLEFHFES, encoded by the coding sequence ATGACTGTGCGGGGAGTACTCAACGTACTTGCCGACGAAGGGCTCTTGCACCGGGTCCCCGGCAAGGGGGCGTTCGTTTCTGAACCGAAGATTGCAACAACGTCACCTGCGTACCAGGGAATTAGGCAGCAACTTGAGGATCGCGGTTACACAACCCAGACCGAATTGCTTTCCTTTGATCTTGTGGCGGCACTTGATACCATCGCGGATTTCTTCGGCATTCCGAAGAAATCGCCCGTCTATCAGATCTCTCGCAGGCGCTTCCTCGAAGGAAAGCCAGTGACGATCCACCGTTCCTGGGTGAGTGCCGACCTGGCGCCGAGCCTCGATCGGTTTGATGTTGTTGAACGGCAGCTTTGTGAAGTCCTCAGCACCGAATTTGCACTGAACGTCAAGAACACCGACGAGAGTCTCGAGGTGATCCTCGCGTCGGAAAAAGAAGCCTGGCTACTTGGCGCCGAACCGGGGGCTCCACTTCTGAAACTGGTTGACCAGTTGCGTGATGAACGCGGGCGACGATACGAATACACCAACCTTCTGATGCGCTCAGATCGCATGAAGCTCGAGTTCCATTTCGAATCCTGA
- a CDS encoding HAD family hydrolase codes for MAELLDDSLPPNIDDIDVAVFDVDGTLSRDDASVSDRTIDALRDLTDTGVHVVLASGRMAPALRKLFTRMERSGYVIACNGAITVHTDHDEIIGLGPLNDNYYREVLEFGRENDLETVIFGTDFFYTEVDGSGRQLLKAPNEGLAPELVDLDELDRNNRLKVMYYIDPERTDEMVERLRERFPETVKTLPEFYELTEENVSKWSGLTPVLNDLGATPERTLGIGDSENDLSWLPNVGIAVAMGNAYPHVKESCHYEIGLNEDDAVADFLTRWADHRRSSAA; via the coding sequence ATGGCCGAACTCTTAGACGATTCCTTGCCCCCGAACATCGACGACATCGACGTCGCAGTCTTCGATGTCGACGGCACCCTGTCCCGCGATGATGCAAGCGTTTCTGACCGAACAATCGACGCACTTCGGGACCTTACCGACACCGGTGTTCATGTCGTCCTAGCCTCGGGACGCATGGCTCCCGCGCTACGCAAGCTCTTCACCCGCATGGAACGCTCCGGCTACGTGATCGCCTGCAATGGCGCGATCACTGTCCATACCGACCACGACGAGATCATTGGTCTCGGCCCGCTGAACGACAACTATTACCGGGAAGTTCTAGAGTTTGGTCGCGAGAACGATCTCGAGACCGTGATTTTTGGAACCGATTTCTTCTACACGGAAGTCGATGGCTCCGGTCGCCAACTCCTCAAGGCACCCAATGAGGGTCTTGCCCCCGAACTTGTCGACCTTGACGAGCTCGATCGCAACAACAGACTCAAGGTGATGTACTACATCGACCCTGAGCGGACGGACGAGATGGTGGAACGTCTCCGCGAGCGCTTCCCCGAAACCGTGAAGACTCTCCCGGAGTTCTACGAACTCACGGAGGAAAACGTCAGCAAGTGGAGTGGTCTCACTCCGGTTCTTAATGACCTTGGGGCCACTCCCGAGAGGACGCTCGGAATTGGGGACTCGGAGAATGACCTCTCCTGGCTACCAAACGTCGGGATCGCGGTCGCCATGGGCAATGCCTACCCTCACGTCAAGGAATCGTGCCACTACGAGATCGGATTAAACGAGGATGATGCGGTCGCAGATTTCCTCACCCGGTGGGCGGATCACCGGCGCAGTAGCGCCGCATAG
- a CDS encoding dihydroxyacetone kinase subunit DhaK, with translation MESSAPISEQYLLYGIAHRKLEERGIKVWRSYVGEYCTSLEMAGVSLTLCKVDAKLNELFLAPAEIAIRTF, from the coding sequence ATGGAATCCTCTGCCCCGATTTCCGAGCAGTACCTCCTCTACGGCATCGCGCACCGCAAGCTCGAAGAGCGTGGCATCAAGGTGTGGCGTAGCTACGTCGGCGAATACTGTACTTCGCTGGAGATGGCGGGCGTCTCCCTCACCCTCTGCAAGGTTGATGCCAAGCTTAACGAGCTCTTCCTTGCACCGGCGGAGATCGCAATCCGTACCTTCTAA